The following are encoded in a window of Pseudomonadota bacterium genomic DNA:
- the rplP gene encoding 50S ribosomal protein L16 — translation MLSPKRVKYRKQQKGRMTGTASRGNKVSFGDFGLQAVECGRITARQIEAARIALTRYVKRTGKVWIRVFPDKPITKKPAETRMGKGKGATEGWVAVVLPGKVLYEIKGVPEDKAKEALRIASFKLPIGTRFIARSEEQ, via the coding sequence ATGCTTTCACCTAAAAGAGTCAAATATAGGAAACAGCAAAAAGGAAGGATGACTGGTACCGCCAGTAGAGGCAATAAGGTAAGTTTTGGAGATTTTGGTTTACAGGCAGTGGAATGTGGGAGAATTACGGCGAGGCAGATAGAAGCAGCAAGGATTGCGCTTACACGTTATGTAAAGAGAACAGGAAAAGTTTGGATACGGGTATTCCCTGATAAACCGATAACAAAGAAGCCTGCTGAAACGAGGATGGGAAAGGGCAAGGGTGCTACTGAAGGATGGGTAGCTGTTGTATTGCCGGGAAAAGTGCTTTATGAGATAAAGGGTGTCCCTGAAGATAAGGCAAAAGAGGCTTTAAGAATAGCGTCATTTAAGCTTCCCATAGGAACAAGATTTATTGCGAGAAGTGAGGAACAATGA
- the rpmC gene encoding 50S ribosomal protein L29, with amino-acid sequence MKAKELKELTVEELTKKKKDFKEELFNLRFQHSTGQLENNARIAIIKKDIARVETFIRQKQLSS; translated from the coding sequence ATGAAAGCGAAGGAACTGAAAGAGTTAACAGTAGAAGAGCTCACAAAAAAGAAAAAAGACTTCAAAGAAGAGCTTTTTAATTTAAGATTCCAGCATTCTACCGGTCAGCTTGAGAATAATGCAAGAATAGCTATAATAAAAAAGGATATTGCAAGAGTAGAAACATTCATCAGGCAGAAACAGCTAAGCAGTTAA
- the rpsQ gene encoding 30S ribosomal protein S17, whose protein sequence is MELKADTNKKKITGVVVKNKMDKTVVVEVSRSFKHSMYHKYISTKKRYKAHDEENSCEMGDRVLIVESRPLSKEKRWLVKEIIKKVETILAQEEVVKDDTGEN, encoded by the coding sequence ATGGAATTGAAAGCTGACACAAACAAAAAGAAGATTACAGGCGTGGTAGTTAAGAATAAGATGGACAAGACAGTAGTAGTAGAAGTATCAAGATCCTTTAAACATTCAATGTACCATAAATACATAAGCACTAAAAAGAGATACAAAGCGCATGATGAGGAAAACAGTTGCGAAATGGGAGATCGGGTATTGATTGTTGAATCGAGACCATTGAGCAAAGAGAAAAGATGGCTGGTGAAGGAAATTATTAAAAAAGTGGAGACCATTCTTGCTCAGGAAGAGGTGGTGAAGGATGATACAGGAGAGAACTAA
- the rplN gene encoding 50S ribosomal protein L14, whose amino-acid sequence MIQERTKLEVADNSGAKKLGCIRVLGGSKKRYGTVGDIIVASVKEVIPNSKVKKGDVVKAVIVRTKKEIRRVDGSYVKFDDNSAVIINQYNEPIGTRIFGPVARELRAKRFMKIVSLAPEVV is encoded by the coding sequence ATGATACAGGAGAGAACTAAACTTGAGGTTGCGGACAATTCAGGCGCGAAAAAATTAGGATGTATCAGAGTCCTTGGAGGTTCCAAGAAGAGATATGGAACTGTTGGGGATATTATCGTAGCCTCTGTAAAAGAAGTAATCCCAAATTCAAAGGTTAAAAAAGGGGATGTTGTAAAAGCTGTGATAGTGAGAACCAAGAAAGAGATCAGAAGAGTGGATGGTTCGTATGTAAAGTTTGATGATAACTCTGCTGTAATAATAAATCAATACAATGAGCCGATAGGAACCAGGATATTCGGGCCTGTAGCAAGGGAGTTACGGGCAAAGAGGTTTATGAAGATCGTGTCTTTGGCACCTGAAGTAGTGTGA
- the rplX gene encoding 50S ribosomal protein L24 produces MEKYYHVKKNDLVIVTTGKDKGKTGKILRIAKKKDRLIVEKVNMVKKHVKPSQKTKGGIMEKESLIHVSNVMIFCEKCSKPVRVGKKILEDGNKVRFCKKCNEVIDK; encoded by the coding sequence ATGGAAAAGTATTATCATGTAAAGAAAAACGACCTTGTCATAGTAACGACAGGAAAGGATAAAGGGAAAACAGGCAAGATACTACGAATTGCCAAGAAAAAAGACAGACTGATAGTTGAGAAAGTAAATATGGTAAAAAAGCATGTGAAACCAAGCCAGAAAACAAAAGGCGGGATAATGGAGAAAGAAAGCCTGATCCATGTTTCCAATGTGATGATTTTTTGTGAGAAATGTTCAAAACCTGTAAGGGTAGGCAAAAAAATACTTGAAGACGGAAATAAAGTCAGATTCTGCAAAAAATGTAATGAGGTTATTGATAAGTAG